From the genome of Sphingobacterium kitahiroshimense, one region includes:
- a CDS encoding adenylate kinase translates to MLNLVIFGPPGAGKGTQSQKLIDKYQLVHVSTGDIFRAHIQNQTALGQQVSQIIADGNLVPDSVTIAMLEEEVKKNPDAKGFIFDGFPRTVAQAEALDAFLTGINSSISVVIALDVNEDELKTRIAKRQEISGRADDAADKLVKRIDEYFTKTIHVLPYYEAQGKLSKVNGIGDIDFIFGELTAIIDNY, encoded by the coding sequence ATGCTAAACCTTGTAATATTTGGCCCTCCGGGGGCAGGAAAGGGAACACAATCGCAGAAGCTTATCGATAAATATCAGTTAGTTCATGTTTCAACAGGTGATATCTTTAGAGCTCATATTCAAAACCAGACAGCTCTAGGTCAACAAGTCAGTCAGATTATTGCTGACGGAAACTTAGTGCCTGATTCGGTTACGATTGCGATGTTGGAAGAGGAGGTGAAGAAAAATCCGGACGCAAAAGGATTTATTTTTGATGGCTTTCCACGTACTGTGGCACAAGCAGAAGCGTTGGACGCATTTTTAACTGGTATTAATTCTTCTATCTCTGTAGTTATAGCTTTAGATGTAAATGAAGATGAATTAAAAACACGCATTGCTAAACGTCAGGAGATTTCTGGCCGTGCGGATGATGCTGCTGATAAATTGGTAAAACGTATTGATGAATATTTTACAAAAACTATTCATGTGTTACCTTATTATGAAGCACAAGGTAAATTGTCCAAAGTAAACGGTATTGGTGATATCGATTTTATTTTTGGAGAATTGACTGCTATTATTGACAATTATTAA
- a CDS encoding alpha/beta fold hydrolase produces MSKKETKLSKIRIDDISISYMIRPSKTDKAEKTVIFLHGFPFNKNMWRAQMQQLDEQFIGIAIDIRGHGHSTRGHGFFSVDVFAKDLIQFITHLNLNNVVLCGVSMGGYIALRTYELIGSTLQGLILSDTHSFADNNMAKQKRFDSIQALLKYGKRPFSLGFIETVFSKKTLTENPEAIETIKSAIRRNDLQNICATQLALAARTDTTAMLNTITVPTLVIKGKEDKLITDLQTKTLLDNIAHVKFIEFTESGHLPNLEEPEKFSGEVNSFLNSL; encoded by the coding sequence ATGTCCAAAAAAGAAACGAAACTCAGCAAAATACGTATTGACGACATCAGCATTTCATATATGATAAGACCTAGTAAGACAGATAAAGCTGAAAAAACAGTTATCTTTTTACATGGTTTCCCTTTCAATAAAAATATGTGGCGCGCACAGATGCAACAATTAGACGAACAATTTATCGGAATAGCAATAGATATTAGAGGACACGGACACAGCACGCGAGGTCATGGCTTTTTTAGTGTGGATGTTTTTGCAAAGGATTTAATCCAATTCATCACACATTTAAATTTAAATAACGTTGTACTTTGTGGTGTTTCGATGGGAGGCTACATTGCACTGCGCACTTACGAATTAATAGGAAGTACACTTCAAGGACTCATTTTAAGTGACACCCATTCTTTTGCCGATAACAATATGGCAAAACAAAAACGTTTTGATTCAATCCAAGCTTTACTAAAATATGGAAAACGTCCATTTTCATTAGGTTTTATTGAAACAGTATTTTCAAAAAAGACATTAACTGAAAACCCAGAAGCGATTGAAACAATAAAGAGTGCCATTCGGCGAAACGATCTGCAAAACATTTGTGCGACACAATTAGCATTAGCGGCCCGTACAGATACAACAGCTATGTTAAACACTATAACAGTGCCCACATTGGTCATCAAAGGGAAAGAAGATAAGTTAATCACAGATCTACAGACCAAAACCTTACTTGACAATATTGCCCACGTTAAATTTATTGAATTTACGGAATCAGGTCATTTACCTAATTTGGAAGAGCCCGAAAAATTCAGTGGAGAGGTCAACTCCTTCTTAAACTCGCTCTAG
- a CDS encoding TetR/AcrR family transcriptional regulator codes for MGVSERKLRDLEKIRLQIIEQSWLIVQEEGWQALSIRKIADAIEYSVPVIYKHFENKDAIVAYFTKVGFSLLATQLASAVDSSRTADLNLYHLATSYWKFAFENKKYYEIMFGLGIPQCEVVNSIKEMKVASDVMLNCISKCIEENQVEQIDLFLKFKTFWSILHGIITIEFISNTATDPEVVSPILTDAIEGFIISLKHHNK; via the coding sequence ATGGGTGTATCAGAGCGGAAATTGCGAGATTTAGAAAAAATTAGGTTACAAATAATTGAACAATCCTGGCTTATTGTACAGGAGGAAGGTTGGCAAGCACTATCCATTAGAAAAATAGCAGATGCCATTGAATATAGTGTTCCTGTTATTTATAAACATTTTGAAAACAAAGATGCTATTGTAGCCTATTTTACAAAAGTCGGTTTTTCTTTGCTTGCAACACAACTTGCATCTGCTGTAGATTCAAGCAGAACCGCAGACCTGAACTTGTATCATCTAGCGACATCTTACTGGAAATTCGCATTCGAAAATAAGAAATACTATGAAATTATGTTCGGTTTGGGTATTCCCCAATGCGAAGTTGTGAACAGTATCAAAGAGATGAAAGTCGCATCAGATGTCATGTTAAATTGTATTTCCAAATGTATTGAAGAGAATCAAGTCGAACAAATTGATCTATTTTTAAAATTCAAAACCTTTTGGTCTATTTTACATGGTATTATTACCATCGAATTCATATCAAATACAGCAACAGATCCAGAAGTAGTATCCCCTATCCTAACAGATGCTATTGAGGGATTTATTATATCATTAAAACACCACAATAAATAA
- a CDS encoding nitroreductase family protein, protein MSLLEDLKWRYATKKMNGTPVAQEKVDYILEAARLAPTSSGLHPYRVIEISNRELKAKIQPIAYGQSQIVDSSHILIFAAYDSYTKERVEAPFAQQAEERGLPIGFADDYKNNLYTQLSALSQEQQFNHAARQAYIGFGLAVAAAAEQKIDATPMEGFNNQQLDALLELDKLGLKSVTILALGYRDEANDWLVNLKKVRPSHEDFIIKFN, encoded by the coding sequence ATGAGTTTATTAGAAGATTTAAAATGGAGATATGCCACAAAAAAGATGAATGGCACTCCAGTAGCACAAGAAAAAGTTGATTACATTTTAGAAGCTGCTCGTTTGGCTCCTACCTCTTCTGGGCTACACCCTTATAGAGTAATTGAAATATCAAATCGCGAATTGAAAGCAAAAATTCAACCTATCGCTTACGGTCAATCCCAAATCGTAGACAGTTCACATATTTTAATATTCGCAGCTTACGATTCCTATACTAAAGAACGTGTAGAAGCACCATTTGCGCAACAGGCGGAAGAAAGAGGATTGCCAATAGGGTTTGCAGATGATTATAAAAACAATCTTTATACACAATTATCAGCGTTGTCCCAAGAACAGCAATTTAACCATGCGGCACGTCAGGCTTATATTGGTTTTGGATTAGCCGTAGCCGCGGCGGCAGAACAAAAAATTGATGCAACTCCTATGGAGGGTTTTAACAACCAACAGTTAGATGCCCTACTTGAGTTAGACAAATTAGGCCTTAAATCGGTTACAATCTTAGCCCTGGGTTACCGCGATGAAGCAAACGATTGGTTAGTTAACTTAAAGAAAGTAAGACCAAGCCATGAAGATTTCATTATTAAATTCAACTAA
- a CDS encoding DsbA family oxidoreductase, with product MKIEIWSDIVCPFCYIGKKRLEQALASFPHRDEVEIIWKSYQLHPQFPQDAAGIPAVEYIKNAKGLTKEETLGMMQQVQSIGKSLEIDFDFEKSLIVNTLNGHRLIHFAQEHGLGNILKERLLKAHFSEGVDVNDTNILVNLAAEVGMDKKEVQEMLFSDRFTYEVTQDIQEGVNLGLRGVPFFVFNQKFGIAGAQPLEMFEQTLRQAYEDAKTVIIMNDNEGPSCDSETGNC from the coding sequence ATGAAAATAGAAATTTGGTCGGACATCGTTTGTCCATTTTGTTATATTGGTAAAAAAAGATTAGAACAAGCATTAGCTTCATTTCCTCATCGTGATGAAGTTGAGATTATTTGGAAATCTTATCAACTACACCCGCAATTCCCACAAGATGCGGCTGGTATTCCCGCAGTAGAGTACATTAAAAATGCGAAAGGTCTAACTAAGGAAGAAACTTTAGGTATGATGCAACAGGTTCAGTCCATAGGAAAATCTCTAGAGATTGATTTTGATTTCGAAAAATCACTAATTGTCAATACCCTAAATGGACATCGTCTTATACATTTTGCACAAGAACATGGTCTTGGTAATATTTTAAAAGAACGCCTACTAAAAGCCCATTTCAGTGAAGGAGTAGACGTTAATGATACCAATATATTAGTAAACCTAGCCGCGGAAGTGGGGATGGACAAAAAAGAAGTCCAAGAAATGCTGTTTTCTGATCGTTTTACTTACGAAGTCACTCAGGATATTCAAGAAGGTGTAAATCTAGGTTTACGTGGCGTTCCATTTTTCGTATTTAATCAAAAGTTTGGTATTGCTGGAGCACAACCTTTAGAAATGTTTGAACAGACACTCCGTCAAGCATATGAAGATGCTAAAACAGTTATTATCATGAATGATAATGAAGGACCTAGCTGCGACAGTGAAACCGGAAATTGCTAA
- the smc gene encoding chromosome segregation protein SMC, translating to MQLTKLEIKGFKSFGDKITINFNEGVTAIVGPNGCGKSNVVDAIRWVLGEQSTRMLRSEKMENIIFNGTKNRKAANLAEVSLTFDNNKNVLPTAFTTVTVTRKLFRNGDSEYRLNDVKCRLKDITDLFLDTGVGADSYSIIELRMIDEIINNKENSRRNLFEEASGISKYKVRKKQTLNKLRDTELDLSRVDDLMFEITKNLRSLEGQAKKAEKYTLLKDEYRQSSINLAYYRIADFSSELERLQGQESKLNKQSTDAQEHINKAENALKQIREDNLEQEKNVSIQQKATQEFINKIRNYESEKKVKNEQLKNLQDKESRLNFEINNDNQQLNHVLYTIKRLNEELFHEQQQLDNFQTNLEKDKFEVEELRGQQQTAKGKLDSYNKASTTLQDNIYKLEKDIAVLNIQKEALLQESIRTVTDTESKEAELNQFNITVAELEGRVETQQQQYETAIQMEEELQSQIQNHTANINTLKDELNKESRLADAKQNEYNLTKSLIDNLEGFPDSIRFLKKNAGWKKQPPLFSDVLFCEEDYRVAIENYLESIMNHYVVETQQDAVQAINLLSDAARGRANFFILDAIPSIKTSSSINDDILTPALNVITVDDKFKPLCEVLLQNVYILQRERDHELELPLPEGDIVILQKNGKFSKNRLGLSGGSVGLFEGKRIGRAKNIEILAKEIKALNENINKLQDQIADESGRLAALQSNSQKEMIDELRFQLNRLNNELISVKTKQEQYQTFITNALNRKKDIQDKIIAIENDLLIVEPQIQDFKNEREQQVGDLQEFQDRFNEISEILTEKSASYNQGNLGYHQQQNKVSNINKDLEFRETQQEDFQSRIERNTKDLEEVQLSLKNTAQFVDEEDQDLVEMYTQKDALEKGLEELEKSYYGVRKQINELEEQIIQYRRSKEQDDLLISEIKDKKTALQIDLNTLKERLSAEFNIELKDLLEQEETPTITEDQDVLVAKCTKLKKQLNEYGSINLMAKEAFDEMNERYNFINKEKSDLLEAKESLMATIKEIDDTAEVQFMFTFNSVRDNFIKVFRSLFNEEDSCDLILTDPSKPLDSDIDIIARPKGKRPLSINQLSGGEKTLTSTALLFSLYLSKPAPFCIFDEVDAPLDDTNIDKFNNIIRDFSKNSQFIVVSHNKKTIASTDIIYGVTMVEQGVSRVVAVDLRDVA from the coding sequence ATGCAGTTAACTAAACTAGAAATAAAAGGATTCAAAAGCTTCGGCGATAAGATTACAATCAATTTTAATGAAGGCGTCACCGCAATTGTGGGCCCAAATGGTTGTGGCAAATCAAATGTCGTCGATGCGATACGTTGGGTTTTGGGAGAGCAGAGTACACGTATGCTCCGTTCAGAAAAAATGGAAAACATCATTTTTAATGGGACGAAAAATCGTAAAGCGGCAAACCTGGCAGAAGTTTCGCTCACTTTTGACAATAATAAAAACGTACTTCCAACAGCATTTACAACAGTCACTGTGACACGTAAGCTGTTTAGAAACGGTGATAGTGAATACCGATTAAACGATGTAAAATGTCGCTTAAAAGATATTACAGACTTGTTTTTAGATACAGGAGTTGGAGCAGATTCTTATTCGATCATCGAACTGAGAATGATTGATGAAATCATCAATAATAAAGAAAACTCCCGTCGAAATCTATTTGAAGAAGCATCTGGAATATCCAAATATAAAGTCCGTAAAAAACAAACGCTAAATAAGCTAAGAGATACTGAACTTGACTTGAGTCGCGTAGATGATTTAATGTTTGAGATTACCAAAAATCTAAGATCATTAGAAGGACAAGCTAAAAAAGCAGAAAAATATACGCTTTTAAAAGATGAATACCGCCAGAGTAGTATCAATTTAGCCTATTACCGCATTGCCGATTTTAGCAGTGAACTGGAACGTCTCCAAGGTCAGGAATCCAAATTAAACAAGCAGAGTACCGACGCACAAGAACATATTAATAAAGCTGAAAATGCACTAAAGCAAATCCGAGAAGACAATCTGGAGCAGGAAAAAAATGTTTCCATACAACAGAAAGCCACCCAGGAATTTATTAATAAAATCCGAAATTACGAGTCGGAAAAAAAAGTTAAAAACGAACAGCTTAAGAATCTTCAGGATAAAGAAAGCAGATTGAATTTTGAAATCAACAATGACAATCAACAACTCAATCATGTTCTTTATACGATCAAAAGGTTAAATGAAGAGTTATTTCATGAGCAACAGCAATTGGATAATTTCCAAACAAACCTAGAAAAGGATAAATTTGAAGTCGAAGAGCTAAGAGGTCAGCAACAAACTGCCAAAGGAAAATTAGACAGCTATAACAAGGCCAGTACAACTTTACAGGACAATATCTATAAGCTTGAAAAAGATATTGCTGTTTTAAATATTCAAAAAGAAGCTTTATTACAAGAATCCATCCGAACGGTAACAGATACTGAATCCAAAGAAGCTGAGTTAAATCAATTTAATATTACTGTAGCTGAATTAGAGGGCCGTGTAGAAACGCAGCAACAACAGTATGAGACCGCCATACAGATGGAAGAAGAATTGCAATCGCAAATTCAAAATCATACAGCAAATATAAATACCCTTAAGGACGAATTAAATAAAGAGTCAAGGTTAGCAGATGCGAAACAGAATGAATATAACTTAACTAAATCCTTAATTGATAATTTAGAAGGCTTTCCTGATTCAATCCGATTTCTAAAGAAGAATGCAGGTTGGAAAAAACAACCGCCATTATTTTCAGATGTTCTTTTTTGCGAGGAAGACTACCGCGTAGCTATTGAAAATTACCTGGAATCGATCATGAATCACTATGTCGTGGAAACACAGCAAGATGCGGTACAGGCAATTAATCTTTTAAGCGATGCTGCACGTGGTCGTGCAAATTTCTTCATATTGGATGCCATCCCATCCATAAAGACATCTTCATCGATTAATGATGATATCTTAACTCCAGCTTTGAATGTTATTACTGTTGATGACAAATTCAAGCCTCTTTGCGAAGTTTTATTACAAAATGTCTATATTTTGCAACGAGAACGCGACCATGAACTTGAATTACCATTGCCCGAGGGAGATATTGTTATTTTGCAGAAAAATGGTAAATTTTCGAAAAACAGGTTAGGTCTATCAGGTGGTTCTGTGGGATTATTTGAAGGTAAACGAATCGGACGCGCTAAAAACATCGAAATCTTAGCAAAGGAAATCAAAGCTCTTAATGAAAACATCAATAAGCTACAGGATCAAATAGCCGACGAATCCGGACGTTTAGCAGCATTACAGTCTAATTCCCAAAAGGAAATGATTGATGAGCTTCGTTTTCAACTAAACCGTCTAAATAATGAATTGATATCTGTCAAAACAAAACAAGAACAATATCAAACCTTCATTACTAATGCACTAAACCGCAAGAAGGATATTCAAGATAAAATAATAGCTATTGAAAATGATTTACTAATTGTCGAACCTCAAATTCAAGATTTCAAAAACGAACGTGAGCAGCAGGTAGGTGATCTTCAAGAATTTCAGGACAGATTTAATGAAATTTCAGAGATTTTAACTGAAAAATCCGCAAGTTACAATCAAGGAAATCTCGGATACCATCAGCAACAGAATAAAGTTTCAAACATCAATAAAGATCTCGAATTCCGCGAAACGCAGCAGGAGGATTTTCAATCTCGTATCGAACGTAATACAAAAGATCTCGAAGAAGTACAGTTATCTTTAAAAAATACAGCCCAATTTGTAGATGAAGAAGACCAAGATCTGGTGGAAATGTATACGCAGAAGGATGCACTGGAAAAAGGTTTAGAAGAATTAGAAAAGAGCTACTATGGTGTTCGTAAACAAATAAATGAGTTAGAAGAGCAAATTATACAATACCGTCGATCAAAAGAACAAGATGATCTCCTAATTTCTGAAATAAAAGATAAGAAAACAGCACTTCAGATTGATCTTAATACTTTAAAAGAACGCCTTTCTGCAGAGTTTAATATTGAATTAAAAGATCTATTAGAACAAGAAGAAACGCCAACAATCACAGAAGATCAAGATGTACTTGTCGCCAAGTGTACGAAACTCAAAAAACAATTGAATGAGTACGGTTCAATCAATCTTATGGCCAAAGAGGCTTTCGATGAGATGAATGAACGTTATAACTTCATCAATAAAGAAAAATCAGATCTATTGGAGGCAAAAGAATCTTTAATGGCAACCATTAAAGAGATTGATGATACTGCAGAGGTACAATTTATGTTTACGTTCAATAGTGTTCGTGATAATTTCATCAAAGTTTTCCGCTCCCTATTTAACGAAGAAGATAGCTGTGATTTAATCCTTACAGACCCATCTAAACCGTTAGATTCGGATATTGATATTATTGCGCGTCCTAAAGGAAAAAGACCATTGTCGATCAATCAACTATCAGGAGGAGAGAAAACCCTCACCTCAACAGCACTTCTATTCTCACTGTATCTTTCGAAGCCTGCACCATTCTGTATTTTTGATGAGGTAGATGCACCATTAGATGATACTAACATTGATAAATTCAATAATATCATTCGTGATTTTTCTAAGAACTCACAATTTATAGTGGTTTCTCACAACAAAAAAACAATTGCGAGCACAGACATCATCTATGGAGTTACCATGGTAGAACAAGGTGTATCACGTGTTGTTGCAGTTGACTTACGAGATGTCGCTTAA
- a CDS encoding YceI family protein has protein sequence MKKLLVLPAIAAVIMSSCAGNPEGKKAEVQDSVATEQIATPAGEVFNVDATQSKVVWTGTKVTGAHTGTIAIKSGSLNVNNGVLTGGTFTLDLNTISSTDLEGEYKEKLDGHLKAADFFDVAKFPEATFVVTKAEAGATAQDVKISGNLTIKGINKNISFDAKVIESTATTIKTEADFNIVRADWGVSYEGKKDDLISAEINFKVSLVATK, from the coding sequence ATGAAAAAATTATTAGTATTACCTGCTATCGCAGCTGTTATTATGTCTTCTTGTGCTGGAAATCCAGAAGGAAAAAAAGCGGAAGTGCAAGATTCTGTTGCGACAGAACAAATTGCTACTCCAGCTGGAGAGGTGTTTAATGTAGATGCAACACAGTCAAAAGTTGTATGGACCGGAACGAAAGTGACAGGTGCACATACAGGTACGATTGCGATTAAATCAGGTTCATTAAATGTGAATAATGGTGTGTTAACCGGTGGTACGTTCACATTGGATTTGAATACAATTAGTTCTACAGATCTTGAAGGAGAGTACAAAGAGAAATTAGATGGCCATTTAAAAGCGGCGGATTTCTTTGATGTTGCTAAATTTCCTGAAGCTACATTTGTTGTGACTAAAGCGGAAGCTGGTGCTACAGCACAAGATGTGAAAATTTCTGGTAATTTAACAATCAAAGGTATTAATAAAAATATCTCATTTGATGCTAAAGTAATTGAATCAACTGCTACAACAATCAAAACAGAAGCTGATTTTAACATCGTTCGTGCTGATTGGGGCGTAAGTTATGAAGGTAAAAAAGATGATTTAATTTCTGCTGAGATAAACTTTAAGGTTTCTCTAGTAGCGACTAAATAA
- the murA gene encoding UDP-N-acetylglucosamine 1-carboxyvinyltransferase produces MNAFEINGGKPLKGEIIPQGAKNEALQILSAVLLTEEPITISNVPNIKDVNKLIDLLIALGVRVNRIDEDTYVFEAKDINIDYFQSSEFKEKGGSLRGSIMIVGPLLARFGKAAIPKPGGDKIGRRRLDTHFLGFEKLGAKFIYDSENHFFNVDATQLKGAYILLDEASVTGTANIVMAAVLAKGKTEIYNAACEPYLQQLCKMLNRMGANISGIGSNLLTIEGVERLGGTTHRMLPDMIEIGSFIGLAAMTGSEITIKDVCYKELGIIPTVFQRLGIKMELRGDDLFIPAQDSYEIDTFIDGSILTISDSPWPGFTPDLLSIVLVVATQAKGNVLIHQKMFESRLFFVDKLIDMGAQIILCDPHRATVIGLNKMYPLRGIEMTSPDIRAGVSLLIAALSAKGTSTIHNIEQIERGYQNIEERLKKLGADIRRVDVAPKGH; encoded by the coding sequence ATGAATGCATTTGAAATCAATGGCGGGAAGCCATTAAAAGGAGAGATTATTCCTCAGGGAGCGAAAAATGAAGCATTACAGATTTTATCTGCAGTATTGTTGACTGAAGAACCCATCACAATTAGTAATGTTCCAAACATTAAGGATGTCAATAAATTAATAGATCTCTTAATAGCATTAGGTGTACGTGTCAATCGTATTGATGAGGATACTTATGTTTTTGAAGCTAAGGATATCAATATAGATTATTTCCAATCGTCAGAATTTAAAGAAAAAGGAGGAAGCTTAAGAGGTTCTATTATGATTGTAGGACCCTTATTAGCACGTTTCGGGAAGGCAGCTATTCCAAAACCCGGAGGCGATAAAATTGGTCGTCGTCGTTTGGATACTCACTTTTTGGGTTTTGAAAAATTGGGAGCCAAGTTTATCTACGATTCGGAAAATCATTTCTTTAATGTCGATGCTACTCAATTAAAGGGAGCTTACATCTTGTTAGATGAAGCATCTGTTACAGGTACTGCTAATATTGTTATGGCGGCAGTATTGGCTAAAGGTAAAACTGAAATCTATAATGCAGCTTGTGAGCCTTATTTGCAACAGTTATGCAAAATGTTGAATCGTATGGGAGCTAATATCTCCGGTATTGGTTCAAATTTGCTCACGATAGAAGGTGTGGAGCGTTTGGGTGGAACAACACACCGTATGTTGCCAGATATGATTGAAATTGGCTCTTTCATCGGATTAGCAGCTATGACTGGTTCTGAAATTACCATTAAGGATGTCTGTTACAAAGAATTGGGGATTATTCCTACCGTATTCCAACGTTTAGGAATTAAAATGGAGTTGCGTGGTGATGATCTTTTTATTCCAGCGCAGGATTCATACGAAATAGATACATTTATTGATGGTTCAATTTTAACGATATCAGATTCACCTTGGCCAGGATTTACACCAGATTTATTAAGTATTGTTTTGGTTGTGGCAACACAAGCAAAGGGAAATGTCTTGATACACCAAAAAATGTTTGAAAGCCGTCTTTTCTTTGTTGATAAACTGATTGATATGGGGGCTCAGATCATACTTTGTGATCCACACCGTGCAACTGTAATCGGATTGAATAAAATGTATCCTTTACGTGGAATTGAAATGACTTCACCTGATATCCGTGCAGGCGTATCTTTATTGATCGCAGCATTATCTGCAAAAGGTACTTCAACTATTCATAATATCGAGCAAATAGAGCGTGGTTACCAGAATATCGAAGAGCGATTAAAGAAATTAGGCGCTGATATTCGTCGCGTTGATGTTGCTCCTAAAGGACACTAA
- a CDS encoding DUF4290 domain-containing protein, whose amino-acid sequence MNFDYNSTRPKLILAEYGRNVQNMVNYICDLPTKEERNKYAQVVIDMMGVLNPHLRDVADFKHKLWDHLQIISDFQIDVDSPYPKATPELVKHEPELLSYPQHNIKYKHYGFTVEKMINKAISITDEEKRQKMALSIANFMKMAYTTWNKDAVADEFIIQDLAELSSKVLQLPEGTVLTKQDFKSAPPGNRVKGNNPTQTTNNNSGHSNNNHSRSNNNNNSNNRRPSGTNSFQKRSNSGGGSSNNNNRRPYQNNNNSNNNSNSNSGYKRG is encoded by the coding sequence ATGAACTTTGACTACAACAGCACAAGACCGAAGCTAATCCTAGCTGAATACGGTAGGAATGTGCAAAATATGGTAAACTATATTTGTGATTTACCTACAAAAGAAGAAAGAAATAAGTATGCTCAAGTTGTCATTGATATGATGGGGGTGTTAAATCCTCATTTACGCGACGTGGCAGATTTTAAGCATAAATTGTGGGATCACTTGCAAATTATTTCTGATTTCCAGATTGACGTGGATTCTCCATATCCTAAAGCAACTCCAGAATTGGTGAAGCATGAGCCAGAATTGTTATCCTATCCGCAGCATAATATCAAGTACAAGCATTATGGTTTTACAGTGGAGAAAATGATTAATAAGGCAATTTCCATTACGGATGAAGAAAAACGTCAAAAAATGGCGCTTTCAATTGCCAATTTCATGAAGATGGCGTATACAACATGGAATAAAGATGCGGTAGCAGACGAATTTATTATTCAAGATTTAGCAGAATTGTCAAGTAAGGTATTGCAATTGCCAGAAGGTACAGTTTTGACCAAACAAGATTTCAAAAGTGCGCCTCCGGGAAATAGAGTTAAAGGAAATAATCCGACACAAACTACTAATAACAATTCCGGGCATTCTAATAATAACCATAGTCGGAGCAACAACAATAATAACTCAAATAACAGAAGACCTTCGGGAACAAATTCGTTCCAAAAACGAAGCAATTCAGGTGGCGGAAGTAGTAACAATAACAATAGACGTCCTTACCAAAATAATAATAACAGCAATAATAATAGCAATAGTAACAGCGGTTATAAGAGAGGATAA